TATTCACGAAGGGTATATCAAGAGAAAACAGGGTTTCTTGTGTTTCTTGTTGACACAACAAGTAAAAAATCCTATTTTTTGTACTATATTTGGCAGCTTATAACTATGAGGGACAAAAGTGGCTGAAACATTAGTTGACCGCCTAGCAACAAAGGCTCAAAAGGTTATTATTGGATATAGAAACGAATCTCTAGAAGAGTTAAGAGAGAATTTTAAAAACTCCTATTTGCATCTAAAATTTCCTGATACACGCGGAGAAACAGAACTAGGCATTGATCTCTTAATAGATGAATGCGATTTCTCTGCCCTAGAAAGTGGAAAAACAGAAGGAAATCTAATTATAAAAGGCACCACTATCTTAGACTCTCAGCCTATACTTTGCTCCGCAAATGTAGACTTAAAAAGCCGTACAGGAACTTCAACTGTAGAAAAAAATTCTGATAAATAAATATTACGGGAGTATATATTCATGGAAAAATCTGAAGAGTTTATCTGCCTCATTAATATTGAAGGACAATACTCAATCTGGTTTAGCTGGAAAGAAATTCCTTTGGGGTGGAAGCAAGTTGGGCCAACTGGTTCAAAAGAAGACTGCCTAAGGTATATTCGTGAGAATTGGACAGATATGAGGCCCCTGAGTCTTCAAAAAGCAATGAATAATGACACATGAGTGTGGAAACATCCTAAGATCAGTTATCTGCCCCACTGCGATTAAAGACTATGTATCCTGCCATTACATGACTCCCCCTCTTTCATCTTGCAAGCTTATTAAAGCATGTGGGAGCAATGACATCTATCTTTTACATGCAAATGAAAAATCTTATATTGCGAAAATTTACAGCAAACGGGCTTGCTGGAACTTCACAAAAGAGCACTATCTTTTTGAACTGAGCTTCCAACATTTTTTGGAAAAAAAAGGCATCCAAACAGCAGCTCCTTTAAAAAACAATCAAACAAGCATAGTTTCTGAGTTCCAGTCACCTGAATACAAAAAGTTCTTTTCCCTCCACCCTTTTATAAAAAAGGATGCAAAACATCAAACAACGAGTAAAAAGTACAGCAACCTAGGTGTTTCATTAGCAATGCTACACAAGGAGGGGAAAAAATTCACACCGCCTACGGAAAGAGTTCTTAGCATTGATTTTCTCATTGATGCCCCCCTGGAGAGGATCCATTCACTAGAAAACTCATTGTCATTAGAATTGCACAAAAAATTCGATCTCTTGGCTCAGGGGATAAAAAAAGATTTAACTGAAATTAGTTTTTCTTCTTTTGACGAAGGAATTATCCACGGAGATATGCACTGTGGAAACTTTTTATTATCTGAAAAAAACATCGCCATTCTTGATTTTGAATTATGTGGATATGGAAAATATATTTATGATCTTTCCACCCTGTACTGGGACATTGTTTTGTTTAAAGAGGAAAAGGATTTCTCTTCTATTTGGAACCCCTTTGTCAAAGGGTATGAAAGTACTGCTCATATAAAGAGAGAAGAATTTCAGTCCATACCCACTATTGCTAAAGCTAGACACTTCTTTATGATAGGCTCCAGTTATATACTTTATCCTGAGCTTGCAAAATTCCACACAGAAAAGCGTCTAGCACAAGACCTCAATAAAATAGAAAGATTTGAAAGCACAACTTCCAGAATAGAGGCCATATAGGAATACCCCTTACAGAAATATGACTCTAGCCAAATAGGACTTATCAAATGAAAAACACTCTTACATGCATCGTCCGTTTTCTTGCAAAAGAAGGTAAAGTCACTGAGCTAACTAATCAGTTTGAGCAATTACTCTCTCTAGTTCGAGAAAAAGAGTCTGGGTGCGTAAAAAGCTCTTTGTTATCTAATAAAAACA
The sequence above is a segment of the Alphaproteobacteria bacterium genome. Coding sequences within it:
- a CDS encoding phosphotransferase, whose protein sequence is MTHECGNILRSVICPTAIKDYVSCHYMTPPLSSCKLIKACGSNDIYLLHANEKSYIAKIYSKRACWNFTKEHYLFELSFQHFLEKKGIQTAAPLKNNQTSIVSEFQSPEYKKFFSLHPFIKKDAKHQTTSKKYSNLGVSLAMLHKEGKKFTPPTERVLSIDFLIDAPLERIHSLENSLSLELHKKFDLLAQGIKKDLTEISFSSFDEGIIHGDMHCGNFLLSEKNIAILDFELCGYGKYIYDLSTLYWDIVLFKEEKDFSSIWNPFVKGYESTAHIKREEFQSIPTIAKARHFFMIGSSYILYPELAKFHTEKRLAQDLNKIERFESTTSRIEAI
- a CDS encoding MbtH family NRPS accessory protein; its protein translation is MEKSEEFICLINIEGQYSIWFSWKEIPLGWKQVGPTGSKEDCLRYIRENWTDMRPLSLQKAMNNDT